The genome window GATCGAGCGAGCTATTTTTATCCAATAAATTACTCTGTTTAACGATCTAGGAATCCTCCTGTTTCTCAATCGTGGCTTGAGCTAGCCATTAATTAAATCtcagtttcttctttctttcttctatcGCTGAAGTAGGATCACTTACATATTACAACAACCTACATGTATTTACACACAAATTAAATTGGTGTTTTAagctaaaacaaacaaacaaacaaacaaacctgtGTCACTATATGATGCTACTGTGttgattttgattaaatttgcttgtattgtCTTTTTGGTGGTAATTTAGCCGATGGAGTGGGGTTATTTATTTTCCCtcataatgtttttattatatttatgtatggGCTGTCTGATAGAATGGAATTTTGTTATGGTGTGCACTGTGATTAAACCATGATTAGGGTCAAACGTGCAATGGGGCATTGGCCAGATTTGCAAGTTCTAGTGCGGTTGCCAAAAATCCATCCTCTGCTTCAGGGGCTCTCTTTGGCTGGCTGACGGGGGGAGGATCAAAGTCTTTACCTCCTCTGGACTTCCCACTTGCAGGTGTCACGCTCCCACCACCATTGCCGGACTATGTTGAACCAAGTAAAACCAAGATTACCACTCTCCCAAATGGTGTCAAGATCGCTTCTGAAACATCGGCAGTGAGTATGGGTGTAGGAGTTATTCTTTCTTATTGTTTCTTGATGTATTAtggattcaaattttaattatttatcgGGATTGCTGTTGCTTGACCAGAATCCTACAGCCTCAATCGGGTTATATGTTGATTGTGGGTCAAACTATGAGACACCAGCATCAATTGGGGCCACAGACCTGCTACAGCGTATGGCCTTTAAGAGCACAAGAAACAGGAGCCACTTGCGTGTTGTGCGTGAAGTGGAGGCTATTGGTGGCAATGTGGAAGCCTCATCTTCTAAGGAGCAGATGAGTTACACCTTTAATGCTTTGAAGACTTATGTTCCTGAAATGGTAGAGCTTCTTATTGACAGTGTGAGGAATCCTGTTTTCCTGGATTGGGAGGTCAATGAAgaggtaaatttttttcatcaGGCTGTGCATCGGCTAGCATGTCTGTAACGTGCGAAATATATTAGAATTACTGAGTCCAATCTACATTCTGCAGCTTCAGAAGCTGAAAGCTGAGACTAGCGAAACTTCTAACAACCCTAAAAATTTGCTTTTGGATGCAATTTATTCTGCTGGATATTCTGGTGCACTGGCGAATCCAATTTTAGCCTCCAAATCTGCATTCTATAGACTGAATAGTACAATTCTGGAGGAATTTGTTTCTGTAAGtctaaaatttatacaaatttattgGCCCAGTTATTGAATCATCTGTATTAAACTCGGGTTTTCTTTAACAATTTCAGGGCAATTATACTGCTCCTCGGTTGGTACTTGCAGCTACTGGTGTTGAACATGATGAACTCTTATCTGTTGCAGAACCACTTTTGTCTGATCTACCTAGTGTCTCTCGTCCCGAGGAGCCAAAATCTGTTTATACTGGAGGTGATTATCGTGGTCAAAGTAAATCTGGGGTGCGTATCATAAATGTTCCATTTAAGTTTTTCTCTCCTGTCTTTGCTGTCCATCTAGCGTTATGTTAACACTGATGTTCCCTTGCATGACCAGAGAACCCATTTTGCTCTTGCATTTGAACTCCCTGGTGGCTGGCATAAGGAGAAGGAGGCTGTAATTTTAACTGTGCTTGAGGTGtggattttgagtttttctagTGACTTTATGTGGTTAAAAACTGAAATATTCTCAGGAATGGACAAttagctctagctcaaatgacaccTCCTTCCTTTGTAAGAATAAGGTtaagggtgaggttgtgggttcaagacccatcaTGCGTGTGTGTAAGTCGTGTGTaactta of Quercus lobata isolate SW786 chromosome 8, ValleyOak3.0 Primary Assembly, whole genome shotgun sequence contains these proteins:
- the LOC115954492 gene encoding mitochondrial-processing peptidase subunit alpha-like translates to MYRAAASRLRLRSLKGQTCNGALARFASSSAVAKNPSSASGALFGWLTGGGSKSLPPLDFPLAGVTLPPPLPDYVEPSKTKITTLPNGVKIASETSANPTASIGLYVDCGSNYETPASIGATDLLQRMAFKSTRNRSHLRVVREVEAIGGNVEASSSKEQMSYTFNALKTYVPEMVELLIDSVRNPVFLDWEVNEELQKLKAETSETSNNPKNLLLDAIYSAGYSGALANPILASKSAFYRLNSTILEEFVSGNYTAPRLVLAATGVEHDELLSVAEPLLSDLPSVSRPEEPKSVYTGGDYRGQSKSGRTHFALAFELPGGWHKEKEAVILTVLEALMGGGGSFSAGGPGKGMYSRLYTHVLNEHPQFQSISAFSSIYKNSDIFGIQATTGSKFVSKAIDIVAKELIAVATPGEVDQVQLDRAKQSTKSDILINLEFRICASEDIGRQILTSGERKPVDHFTKAVDEVTVKDITSVAQKLLSSPLTMASYGDVIYVPTYDSVSSKFHSK